A region of Streptomyces sp. R44 DNA encodes the following proteins:
- a CDS encoding cupin domain-containing protein, whose product MLEQTRLIVNLSDTEPNRRRGGDVRAMLTPATVKSTSGFMGMAIAQPGERIAEHYHPYSEEFVYVVSGRFEVDLDGETHPLVPDQGLLIPIGVRHRFRNVGDVEARMVFHLGPLAPHPSLGHVDTEEAVEGALE is encoded by the coding sequence ATGCTCGAGCAGACTCGGCTCATCGTGAACCTGAGCGACACGGAGCCCAACCGCAGACGCGGGGGCGACGTGCGGGCCATGCTCACGCCCGCCACGGTGAAGTCGACCAGCGGCTTCATGGGGATGGCCATCGCCCAGCCGGGCGAGCGCATCGCCGAGCACTACCACCCGTACTCCGAGGAGTTCGTGTACGTCGTCTCGGGCCGGTTCGAAGTGGACCTGGACGGCGAGACGCACCCGCTCGTGCCCGACCAGGGCCTCCTGATCCCCATCGGCGTCCGGCACCGCTTCCGCAACGTCGGCGACGTGGAGGCCCGCATGGTCTTCCACCTGGGGCCGCTCGCCCCGCACCCGAGCCTCGGTCACGTCGACACCGAGGAGGCCGTCGAGGGGGCGCTCGAGTGA
- a CDS encoding TcmI family type II polyketide cyclase, producing MHHALIVARMAPGSAPAIADVFADSDRGELPHLVGVARRSLFQFGDVYLHLIESEQDPAPHVARLAGHPEFRGVSERLSAYVSAYDPTTWRSPKDAMAHCFYRWERDAGS from the coding sequence ATGCACCACGCACTGATCGTCGCCCGTATGGCGCCCGGCTCGGCGCCCGCGATCGCGGACGTGTTCGCCGACTCCGACCGCGGCGAGCTGCCGCATCTGGTGGGGGTCGCCCGGCGCAGCCTGTTCCAGTTCGGTGACGTCTATCTGCACCTGATCGAGTCCGAGCAGGACCCGGCGCCCCACGTCGCCAGGCTGGCCGGACACCCCGAGTTCCGCGGCGTCAGCGAGCGTCTGTCGGCGTACGTCAGCGCGTACGACCCGACGACCTGGCGCAGCCCCAAGGACGCCATGGCGCACTGCTTCTACCGCTGGGAGCGTGACGCCGGCTCCTGA
- a CDS encoding ATP/GTP-binding protein, whose product MDYANSDLLEAGRRDTDLLLPHGARGVKVVIVGGFGVGKTTMVGSVSEIPPLTTEETMTQAGVGIDDNPGAKGKKTTTVALDFGRISINQELILYLFGTPGQERFWFLWNGIFEGALGAVVLVDTRRIEVSFEVITRLEDRRVPFVVAVNTFPEAPQYPLTDLRTALALNDSVPIVTCDARDRASCRDTLLALMGYLCTLAAAQETA is encoded by the coding sequence ATGGACTACGCAAACTCTGACCTGCTCGAGGCCGGCCGGCGCGACACCGACCTGCTGCTGCCGCACGGCGCCAGGGGAGTGAAGGTCGTGATCGTCGGCGGCTTCGGCGTCGGCAAGACGACCATGGTCGGGTCGGTGAGCGAGATCCCGCCCCTGACCACCGAGGAGACCATGACGCAGGCGGGCGTCGGGATCGACGACAACCCCGGCGCCAAGGGCAAGAAGACCACGACCGTCGCGCTGGACTTCGGCCGCATCAGCATCAACCAGGAGCTGATCCTCTATCTGTTCGGCACACCCGGACAGGAGCGCTTCTGGTTCCTGTGGAACGGCATCTTCGAAGGCGCGCTGGGCGCCGTCGTCCTCGTCGACACCCGCAGGATCGAGGTCTCCTTCGAGGTCATCACCCGGCTCGAAGACCGCCGCGTCCCGTTCGTCGTGGCCGTCAACACCTTCCCGGAGGCCCCGCAGTACCCCCTGACAGATCTGCGCACCGCTCTGGCCCTCAACGACTCCGTGCCCATCGTCACCTGTGACGCCCGGGACCGGGCGTCCTGCCGCGACACCCTGCTCGCGCTGATGGGCTACCTGTGCACCCTCGCCGCCGCCCAGGAGACCGCATGA
- a CDS encoding SRPBCC family protein, with the protein MSGHTDNSITIDAPLDLVWDMTNDIENWPQLFSEYASVEVLERKGDTTKFRLTMHPDENGKVWSWVSERTTDRENRKVRARRVETGPFAHMNIAWEYEELPGGVQMRWIQDFAMKPDAPVDDEWMTENINRNSRVQMALIRDRLVQAASERRTAPVRNA; encoded by the coding sequence GTGTCCGGACACACCGACAACAGCATCACCATCGACGCCCCTCTCGATCTGGTCTGGGACATGACCAACGACATCGAGAACTGGCCGCAGCTCTTCAGCGAGTACGCCTCCGTCGAGGTCCTCGAACGGAAGGGCGACACCACCAAGTTCCGCCTGACCATGCACCCCGACGAGAACGGGAAGGTCTGGAGCTGGGTGTCGGAGCGCACCACCGACCGCGAGAACCGGAAGGTGCGCGCCCGCCGCGTCGAGACCGGCCCCTTCGCGCACATGAACATCGCCTGGGAGTACGAGGAGCTGCCCGGCGGCGTCCAGATGCGCTGGATCCAGGACTTCGCGATGAAGCCCGACGCCCCCGTCGACGACGAGTGGATGACCGAGAACATCAACCGCAACTCCCGCGTCCAGATGGCCCTCATCCGGGACCGCCTCGTCCAGGCCGCGAGCGAGCGCCGGACCGCGCCGGTCCGCAACGCCTGA
- a CDS encoding DUF742 domain-containing protein yields MTSENQGPWHEGTPVPLYVVTGGPDPSTGKFNLVTLIATRSEPDPAMQPEHSAILTLCTYPLSVAEVSAYLGLPFSVVTVLLAQLVEEERVEAISPVPVAAYPERGLLEAVIHGLRKL; encoded by the coding sequence GTGACATCGGAGAACCAGGGCCCCTGGCATGAAGGCACACCCGTCCCGCTCTACGTCGTTACCGGCGGCCCGGACCCCTCGACCGGGAAGTTCAACCTGGTCACCCTCATCGCAACGAGGTCCGAGCCCGACCCCGCCATGCAGCCCGAGCACTCGGCCATCCTCACCCTGTGCACGTACCCGCTCTCGGTGGCCGAGGTCTCCGCGTACCTCGGTCTCCCGTTCAGCGTCGTCACCGTGCTGCTCGCCCAGCTCGTCGAGGAGGAGCGGGTCGAGGCCATCTCGCCCGTACCCGTGGCGGCCTATCCCGAACGCGGCCTACTGGAGGCGGTGATCCATGGACTACGCAAACTCTGA
- a CDS encoding ATP-binding protein, whose translation MVRAGSISRSRPTSAARVWLLPPGVLAVASAIALLLSSAQIRTPVAWCGLAAVLLTVATSAIAARRTRAAEAERHTRARVEAAEQHAQREAELLGRLADQRATVLWLAQELLPAAISRLHRGDASPDIINAVKFGQHLDPEYVVALKAALRTSLEAVETEEHTRDASQRALVAVARRVQAIVHQLTKDLHAMQILHGNDLVVSRGLQNVDHRNALIGRLAASVAVLGDARPGRQWSKAIPLYDILRGAMSRIVDYPRVKLQSVAEVAVTGPGAEPMMHLLAELLDNATTFSPPHTPVEVTASEVPSGIAIEIEDRGVGLTEEVRRRVERVMAQSQTGVNLSSLGELTQIGLPVVSRLAREHGCEVDLRTSAYGGVRAVVLVPRGLITTVPQGSLLTSEILRRRRAGGPVLPRPTPAPDAGGDAVVARKTANGLPQRRREAPSPMLPQRRRESPVPTPLLQTGPPPADPAASLAGSRQPGLMWEAFNGTKSGDDAAVADPILSPSEPSDEDE comes from the coding sequence ATGGTTCGTGCAGGTTCAATTTCCAGATCCCGGCCGACCTCGGCCGCCCGGGTATGGCTCCTCCCGCCCGGAGTTCTGGCCGTAGCCTCCGCCATAGCGCTGCTCCTCTCCTCCGCGCAGATACGGACACCGGTCGCCTGGTGCGGACTTGCCGCGGTCCTCCTGACGGTCGCCACCTCGGCCATCGCCGCGCGCCGAACACGCGCGGCGGAGGCCGAGCGGCACACGCGGGCGAGGGTCGAGGCGGCGGAGCAGCACGCCCAGCGCGAGGCCGAGCTCCTCGGGCGCCTGGCGGACCAGAGGGCCACCGTCCTCTGGCTCGCCCAGGAACTCCTCCCCGCGGCCATCTCCCGACTCCACAGGGGCGACGCCTCCCCGGACATCATCAACGCCGTGAAATTCGGGCAGCACCTCGACCCCGAGTACGTCGTGGCGCTCAAGGCGGCCCTGCGGACGTCCCTGGAGGCCGTGGAGACCGAGGAGCACACCCGCGACGCCTCCCAGCGCGCCCTCGTGGCGGTCGCGCGCCGGGTCCAGGCGATCGTGCACCAGCTCACCAAGGACCTCCACGCCATGCAGATCCTGCACGGCAACGACCTCGTGGTCTCCCGGGGACTGCAGAACGTCGACCACCGCAACGCCCTGATCGGCCGCCTCGCGGCCAGCGTCGCGGTCCTCGGCGACGCCCGGCCGGGGCGCCAGTGGTCCAAGGCGATCCCGCTCTACGACATCCTGCGCGGGGCCATGTCCCGCATCGTGGACTACCCCCGCGTCAAGCTGCAGTCGGTGGCGGAGGTCGCGGTGACCGGCCCCGGTGCCGAGCCGATGATGCACCTCCTCGCCGAACTCCTCGACAACGCCACGACGTTCTCCCCGCCGCACACCCCGGTCGAGGTGACCGCGAGCGAGGTGCCCTCCGGCATCGCGATCGAGATCGAGGACCGCGGAGTCGGTCTCACCGAGGAGGTCCGGCGGCGCGTCGAGCGCGTCATGGCCCAGTCGCAGACCGGGGTCAACCTGTCGAGCCTGGGCGAGCTCACCCAGATCGGCCTCCCGGTCGTCAGCCGACTGGCCCGCGAGCACGGCTGCGAGGTCGACCTGCGCACCTCCGCCTACGGAGGCGTACGGGCCGTGGTGCTCGTCCCCCGCGGGCTGATCACCACCGTTCCCCAGGGCTCCCTGCTGACCTCGGAGATCCTCCGGAGGCGGCGCGCGGGAGGCCCCGTCCTGCCCCGGCCGACCCCCGCGCCCGACGCCGGCGGGGACGCCGTCGTGGCCAGGAAGACCGCCAACGGACTCCCGCAACGACGACGGGAGGCGCCCTCGCCCATGCTCCCGCAGCGACGACGCGAGTCGCCGGTCCCGACGCCGCTCCTCCAGACCGGGCCCCCGCCCGCCGACCCGGCGGCCTCCCTGGCCGGCTCCCGCCAGCCGGGACTGATGTGGGAGGCGTTCAACGGCACCAAGAGCGGCGACGACGCAGCGGTCGCCGACCCCATTCTTTCCCCCAGCGAGCCGTCAGATGAGGACGAGTAA
- a CDS encoding ketosynthase chain-length factor, producing MSTQRSPRAVVTGIGVIAPNGLRSDAYWKSVREGLGVLDRITREGCEHLPLKVAGQVEGFDASALIDERFLVQTDRFTHYAMAAASLALDEAGLGHEEGPEEPFSIGVVTAAGSGGGEFGQRELQKLWGQGSKFVGPYQSIAWFYAASTGQISIRHGFKGPCGVVASDEAGGLDSLAHAARAVRRGTGAVVVGAAEAPLAPYSMVCQLGYPELSTVDDPDRAYRPFTAKACGFVPAEGGAMFVVEDEKHALDRGASVRATIAGHGATFTGASRWAESREGLARAIRVALDEAGCAPEEIDVVFPDALGVPEADRAEALAIADALGAHATRVPVTAPKTGYGRAYCGAPVLDTAAAVLAMEHGLVPPTPNVFDIDCDLDVVMSAARPAELRTALVLSRGLMGSNAALVVRRGGGLAR from the coding sequence ATGAGCACACAGCGGTCACCGCGGGCGGTCGTCACCGGCATCGGTGTGATCGCCCCCAACGGACTGCGCTCCGACGCGTACTGGAAGTCCGTCCGGGAGGGCCTCGGCGTTCTCGACCGGATCACCCGCGAGGGCTGCGAACACCTGCCCCTCAAGGTCGCGGGCCAGGTCGAGGGCTTCGACGCCTCCGCCCTCATCGACGAGCGCTTCCTCGTCCAGACCGACCGGTTCACCCACTACGCCATGGCGGCGGCCTCCCTCGCCCTCGACGAGGCCGGCCTCGGCCACGAGGAAGGACCCGAGGAGCCCTTCTCCATCGGCGTTGTCACCGCCGCGGGCTCGGGCGGCGGCGAGTTCGGCCAGCGCGAGCTGCAGAAGCTCTGGGGACAGGGCTCCAAGTTCGTCGGCCCGTACCAGTCCATCGCCTGGTTCTACGCCGCGAGCACCGGCCAGATCTCCATCCGGCACGGCTTCAAGGGCCCGTGCGGGGTGGTCGCCAGCGACGAGGCCGGCGGTCTCGACTCCCTCGCGCACGCCGCCCGCGCCGTCCGGCGCGGGACCGGTGCCGTCGTCGTCGGAGCCGCGGAAGCCCCCCTCGCCCCGTACTCGATGGTGTGCCAGCTCGGCTACCCCGAGCTCAGCACCGTCGACGACCCCGACCGGGCCTACCGTCCCTTCACGGCGAAGGCCTGCGGCTTCGTCCCCGCCGAGGGCGGCGCCATGTTCGTCGTCGAGGACGAGAAGCACGCCCTCGACCGGGGTGCGAGCGTACGGGCCACGATCGCCGGCCACGGCGCCACCTTCACCGGCGCCTCCCGCTGGGCGGAGTCCCGGGAGGGACTCGCCCGCGCCATCCGGGTCGCCCTCGACGAGGCGGGCTGCGCCCCGGAGGAGATCGACGTCGTCTTCCCCGACGCCCTGGGCGTGCCGGAGGCGGACCGCGCCGAGGCCCTCGCGATCGCCGACGCCCTGGGCGCGCACGCCACGCGCGTCCCCGTGACGGCACCCAAGACCGGCTACGGCCGGGCCTACTGCGGGGCACCCGTTCTGGACACCGCGGCCGCCGTGCTCGCCATGGAACACGGCCTGGTGCCCCCCACCCCCAACGTGTTCGACATCGACTGCGACCTCGACGTGGTCATGTCCGCAGCCCGGCCCGCCGAGCTGCGCACGGCCCTCGTCCTCAGCAGGGGACTCATGGGATCCAACGCGGCGCTCGTCGTGCGCCGCGGTGGCGGACTCGCCCGGTAG
- a CDS encoding beta-ketoacyl synthase: MTRRVAVTGIGVVAPGGAGTAAFWDLLAQGRTATRGITLFDPAGLRSRIAAECDFDPYAHGLPPDLIQHADRYVQFAAVAAGEAVRDSGLDAATEDPWRVGVSLGSAVGGTTRLEHDYVLVSERGQRWDVDHRAADPKLHMAFSPSTLAAVVAEQFGARGPVQTVSTGCTSGLDAVGYAFHTIEEGRADVVIAGASDSPISPITMACFDAIKATSPDNDDPEHASKPFDNRRNGFVMGEGAAVLVLEEYEHARARDAHIYCEISGYATYGNAYHMTGLTGEGIEMARAIDTALDQARLDPTSIDYVNAHGSGTRQNDRHETAAVKRSLGSHAYDTPMSSIKSMVGHSLGAIGAIEVAACVLALRHQVVPPTANYEIPDPECDLDYVPRTARPRKLRNVLSVGSGFGGFQSAVLLTGPGGRTR; the protein is encoded by the coding sequence GTGACCCGGCGCGTGGCCGTCACCGGCATAGGGGTGGTCGCCCCGGGCGGTGCCGGAACGGCGGCTTTCTGGGACCTCCTCGCCCAGGGGCGTACGGCGACCCGAGGCATCACCCTGTTCGACCCCGCCGGCCTGCGCTCCCGCATCGCCGCCGAGTGCGACTTCGATCCGTACGCCCACGGGCTGCCCCCCGACCTGATCCAGCACGCGGACCGGTACGTCCAGTTCGCCGCGGTCGCCGCCGGGGAAGCCGTACGGGACTCCGGGCTCGACGCCGCCACCGAGGACCCCTGGCGCGTCGGCGTCAGCCTCGGCAGCGCCGTCGGCGGCACCACCCGCCTGGAGCACGACTACGTCCTGGTCAGCGAGCGCGGACAGCGGTGGGACGTGGACCACCGCGCCGCCGACCCCAAGCTGCACATGGCGTTCTCGCCGAGCACGCTCGCCGCGGTGGTCGCCGAACAGTTCGGGGCCCGCGGCCCGGTGCAGACCGTCTCCACCGGCTGCACCTCCGGCCTCGACGCCGTCGGCTACGCCTTCCACACCATCGAGGAGGGCCGGGCGGACGTCGTCATAGCCGGGGCGTCGGACTCGCCGATCTCCCCGATCACCATGGCCTGCTTCGACGCCATCAAGGCCACCTCGCCCGACAACGACGACCCCGAGCACGCCTCCAAACCCTTCGACAACCGCCGCAACGGCTTCGTCATGGGAGAAGGAGCGGCCGTCCTCGTCCTGGAGGAGTACGAGCACGCCAGGGCCCGCGACGCGCACATCTACTGCGAGATCAGCGGCTACGCCACCTACGGGAACGCGTACCACATGACCGGTCTGACCGGCGAGGGCATCGAGATGGCCCGGGCGATCGACACCGCGCTCGACCAGGCCAGGCTCGACCCCACGTCGATCGACTACGTCAACGCGCACGGCTCCGGCACCCGCCAGAACGACCGGCACGAGACCGCCGCCGTCAAGCGGTCCCTGGGCTCCCACGCGTACGACACGCCCATGAGCTCCATCAAATCCATGGTGGGCCACTCGCTCGGCGCGATCGGCGCGATAGAGGTCGCCGCCTGCGTGCTCGCCCTGCGGCACCAGGTGGTGCCCCCGACCGCCAACTACGAGATCCCCGACCCCGAGTGCGACCTGGACTACGTGCCGCGCACCGCCCGCCCCCGGAAGCTCAGGAACGTGCTCTCCGTCGGCAGCGGCTTCGGAGGCTTCCAGTCCGCCGTGCTCCTGACCGGGCCGGGCGGGAGGACACGATGA
- a CDS encoding sortase encodes MRRVRTGLQISLIVGAVVLSAPTALAAPGDSDVRIAPLNAAPGTTVTVTTTACGKETYGKGESEAGGKFHLLPGNRQGVLVGEFVVPEGATSGTDTVTLKCPPRIKQTVTYRISSRPHGGVEAGFGWAASAAGRADTVAAAGAAGSVATAAEPAADSTSAPLAAGGLLLAGAAVGGALHLRRRARRARASA; translated from the coding sequence ATGCGTCGCGTACGCACCGGTCTGCAGATCAGCCTGATCGTCGGCGCCGTCGTCCTGTCCGCCCCCACGGCACTCGCAGCCCCCGGGGACTCCGATGTCCGGATCGCGCCGCTGAACGCGGCCCCCGGCACCACCGTCACCGTCACCACCACCGCCTGCGGCAAGGAGACCTACGGCAAGGGGGAGTCGGAGGCGGGCGGCAAGTTCCACCTGCTGCCGGGCAACCGGCAGGGTGTCCTGGTCGGCGAGTTCGTCGTGCCCGAAGGCGCCACGTCCGGCACGGACACGGTCACCCTGAAGTGCCCGCCGCGGATCAAGCAGACCGTCACGTACCGCATCTCGAGCCGGCCGCACGGCGGCGTCGAGGCCGGCTTCGGCTGGGCCGCGAGTGCCGCGGGCCGGGCCGATACCGTCGCGGCGGCCGGTGCGGCGGGGTCCGTCGCGACCGCCGCGGAGCCCGCGGCCGACTCCACGAGCGCCCCGCTCGCGGCGGGCGGCCTGCTGCTCGCCGGCGCCGCGGTGGGTGGTGCGCTCCACCTCCGCCGCCGCGCGCGGCGAGCCCGTGCCTCGGCCTGA
- a CDS encoding methyltransferase yields MTTVDSAPPPPMRLRELVFGAACAAAVRAAARLGVADALGDTPMTAEDLAAAVKTEPRTLRRLLRALSCQGVFAEQPDGAFAHTEMSRLLREDDPHSLRYIALWCTEPWTWDVWPKLDEAVRSGRNVFEDVYEREFFSYLNEEAPESAYVFNRAMTTSSRQSAEDVAELLDLRGASSVADIGGGQGHVLASLLEKHPTLHGTLLDLPAVVGNADPRLRENGSLASRVRIVPGDCREDIPVRADVYIIKNILEWDDDSTRRCLANVRKAAEPGARVVVIENLVDDTPSMRFTTAMDLLLLLNVGGAKHTRQSMVERLTAAGLVIGEIRPVNAYLHAFECTVPG; encoded by the coding sequence ATGACGACCGTCGATTCCGCTCCCCCGCCGCCGATGCGGCTGAGAGAACTCGTCTTCGGCGCGGCGTGCGCCGCCGCCGTGCGCGCGGCCGCCCGCCTGGGCGTGGCCGACGCACTGGGAGACACCCCCATGACCGCGGAGGACCTCGCGGCCGCGGTGAAGACCGAACCACGCACCCTGCGGCGCCTGCTGCGCGCCCTGTCCTGCCAGGGCGTCTTCGCCGAGCAGCCCGACGGCGCCTTCGCCCACACGGAGATGTCCCGGCTGCTGCGCGAGGACGATCCGCACAGCCTGCGCTACATCGCGCTGTGGTGCACCGAGCCCTGGACCTGGGACGTCTGGCCCAAGCTCGACGAGGCCGTCCGCTCCGGCCGCAATGTCTTCGAGGACGTGTACGAGCGGGAGTTCTTCTCGTACCTCAACGAGGAGGCGCCCGAGTCCGCGTACGTCTTCAACCGGGCCATGACCACGTCGAGCAGGCAGTCGGCCGAGGACGTCGCCGAACTCCTCGATCTGCGCGGAGCCTCCTCCGTCGCGGACATCGGCGGCGGACAGGGCCACGTCCTGGCGAGCCTCCTGGAGAAGCACCCCACGCTGCACGGCACGCTGCTCGACCTGCCGGCGGTGGTCGGCAACGCCGATCCGCGGCTGCGGGAGAACGGCTCGCTGGCCTCCCGCGTACGCATCGTGCCCGGCGACTGCCGGGAGGACATTCCGGTCCGGGCCGACGTCTACATCATCAAGAACATCCTGGAGTGGGACGACGACAGCACCCGCAGGTGCCTGGCGAACGTCCGCAAGGCCGCCGAGCCCGGCGCCCGCGTCGTCGTCATCGAGAACCTCGTGGACGACACCCCCTCCATGAGGTTCACGACGGCCATGGACCTCCTGCTGCTGCTCAACGTCGGTGGCGCGAAGCACACCCGGCAGAGCATGGTGGAGCGGCTCACGGCCGCCGGGCTCGTCATCGGCGAGATCCGCCCGGTCAACGCGTACCTGCACGCCTTCGAGTGCACCGTGCCCGGCTGA
- a CDS encoding nitrous oxide reductase family maturation protein NosD: protein MTKRQIALLACTAALTASGLGAAAPSAGSGSVHRVKPGESIQQAVDSARPGDTIILAPGTYHESVRITTSHLTLRGSTVFPTVIRPAATPGADTCAQAGNGICVTGTEARPVEGVTVRSLTLRGFAKNGLWAKWTDRLVVQRVTAESNGTWGIAQERSVRGVLRHNTARGNGDAGLFLANTVTEEGGATDTHGTVVSGNRVSGNRIGITVRRLRNLTVDHNEATGNCAAVFVVGDESTPRAGAMTLRRNHIHENNKLCPKTPRLPFLQGSGIVVTGAEDTVVAHNRVEDNVGSSPLSGGIVLFKSFVGVPNERIEIHDNVVLRNGTADLANRDVSKTNTFRHNTCGVSEPAGMC, encoded by the coding sequence ATGACGAAACGACAGATCGCCCTCCTGGCGTGCACCGCGGCCCTCACGGCCTCGGGGCTCGGGGCCGCCGCGCCCTCGGCCGGCAGCGGGTCGGTGCACCGGGTGAAGCCGGGCGAATCGATCCAGCAGGCCGTGGACTCCGCGCGCCCCGGCGACACCATCATCCTCGCCCCCGGCACGTACCACGAGAGCGTCCGCATCACCACGTCGCACCTCACCCTCCGCGGCTCGACCGTCTTCCCCACCGTCATCCGGCCCGCCGCCACCCCCGGCGCCGACACCTGCGCGCAGGCGGGCAACGGCATCTGCGTGACCGGCACCGAGGCCCGTCCCGTCGAGGGCGTGACCGTGCGCTCGCTGACCCTCCGGGGCTTCGCCAAGAACGGCCTGTGGGCCAAATGGACCGACCGCCTGGTGGTCCAGCGGGTCACCGCCGAGTCCAACGGCACCTGGGGCATCGCCCAGGAGCGTTCCGTACGCGGAGTGCTGCGCCACAACACCGCCCGGGGCAACGGCGACGCGGGCCTGTTCCTGGCCAACACCGTCACCGAGGAAGGAGGAGCCACCGACACCCACGGCACGGTCGTCAGCGGCAACCGGGTGTCCGGCAACAGGATCGGCATCACGGTGCGGCGCCTGCGGAACCTGACCGTCGACCACAACGAGGCCACCGGCAACTGCGCCGCCGTGTTCGTGGTGGGCGACGAGTCCACCCCGCGCGCCGGGGCGATGACCCTGCGTCGGAACCACATCCACGAGAACAACAAGCTCTGCCCGAAGACCCCGCGCCTGCCCTTCCTCCAGGGCTCGGGCATCGTCGTCACCGGCGCCGAGGACACGGTCGTCGCCCACAACCGGGTCGAGGACAACGTCGGCAGCTCACCGCTGTCCGGCGGCATCGTGCTCTTCAAGAGCTTCGTGGGCGTCCCCAACGAACGGATCGAGATCCACGACAACGTGGTGCTGCGCAACGGCACCGCCGACCTCGCGAACCGGGACGTCAGCAAGACCAACACGTTCCGCCACAACACCTGCGGCGTCTCCGAGCCCGCGGGCATGTGCTGA
- a CDS encoding roadblock/LC7 domain-containing protein — MQPLPNMDWMLTDLVSSVPYVRHVVVLSSDGLSIGQANTAPDTADAIAAACSGIQSLARAIAQMFPQGDGSTHMVGIEADGGYFSLMAAGPGAYLAVLADPEVDAGLLGNRMRTLVIRIGQHMTSPPREDVGQAM; from the coding sequence ATGCAGCCACTGCCGAACATGGACTGGATGCTCACGGACCTGGTGAGCAGTGTCCCGTACGTGCGACACGTGGTCGTCCTGTCGTCGGACGGCCTCAGCATCGGGCAGGCGAACACGGCCCCCGACACCGCCGACGCGATCGCCGCCGCCTGCTCCGGCATCCAGAGCCTGGCCCGGGCCATCGCGCAGATGTTCCCGCAGGGGGACGGATCGACGCACATGGTCGGGATCGAGGCCGACGGCGGCTACTTCTCCCTGATGGCCGCCGGCCCCGGGGCGTATCTCGCGGTCCTCGCCGACCCGGAGGTGGACGCCGGACTCCTCGGCAACCGCATGCGCACGCTGGTGATCCGCATCGGCCAGCACATGACCAGTCCGCCTCGTGAGGACGTCGGGCAGGCGATGTGA
- a CDS encoding acyl carrier protein produces the protein MITTELTFGELATLMKQSAGVTVDPTQLEEAPETPFSGLGVDSLGLLGIVGELENRHGVALPTDAERCKTPAEFIALVNNALAGV, from the coding sequence ATGATCACCACCGAACTCACCTTCGGCGAACTGGCCACGCTGATGAAGCAGTCGGCCGGCGTGACCGTCGACCCCACCCAGCTCGAAGAGGCCCCCGAGACCCCCTTCAGCGGCCTCGGCGTCGACTCGCTCGGCCTGCTCGGCATCGTCGGCGAGCTGGAGAACCGGCACGGCGTGGCGCTGCCCACCGACGCCGAGCGCTGCAAGACGCCGGCCGAGTTCATCGCCCTCGTCAACAACGCCCTCGCAGGAGTCTGA